Proteins from one Pseudarthrobacter sp. BIM B-2242 genomic window:
- a CDS encoding ABC transporter substrate-binding protein: MTQHRFLRSARITAAGLAVGAMLLTGCAATANKPAGTDAAANAGAFLTIPREDMGTFVQNFNPFAPTVNPMVQQSIYESLLIFNPAKGDTVPWLATGWKAAEDGKSITFTLRDGVKWSDGKPLVAEDVAYTFELQKKIKGGYDYLDTVAAEGNTVTFTFNKPWSPALYDVGQLTILPKHIWSALADPEKDANAKPVGTGPYTEVDSFQAQSFVLKKNPNYWQPGKQKIAGIKMLAFAGNDGANLAAANGDVDWAPQYIPNIEKTFVSKDKEHRQYWFPATGAMINWQLNTTKAPFNDVDVRKALSMAVDRDQVSTIGMSGYAKPADCTGLSGNYETWKNAEVKDNCTWTKLDVGKANDLLDKAGYAKGADGKRTLKDGKPFEFKISVGATSSDWLSVANVIAQNLAEVGVTAKVESPDWAAVVAGYETGDFDSGIVWSANDPSPYKYFNTSMGSATVKPVGTKTFDNYHRFGDATADALLAEFAAESDESGQKDIANKLQEEYNNTAPLVPLFSGPEWGAFNDTRFTGWPTEGNPYATLSVRAPTTVLVLTTLEPRK; the protein is encoded by the coding sequence ATGACACAACACCGATTCTTGAGGTCTGCCCGCATCACGGCCGCCGGTCTGGCGGTCGGCGCCATGCTGCTGACCGGCTGCGCAGCCACCGCCAACAAGCCTGCCGGCACCGACGCCGCGGCGAATGCGGGCGCATTCCTCACCATCCCGCGTGAGGATATGGGCACCTTCGTGCAGAACTTCAACCCGTTCGCGCCCACAGTCAACCCGATGGTCCAGCAGTCCATCTACGAATCCCTCCTGATCTTCAACCCGGCCAAGGGAGACACCGTGCCGTGGCTCGCCACCGGGTGGAAGGCCGCCGAGGATGGCAAGTCCATCACGTTCACGCTGCGCGACGGCGTGAAATGGTCTGACGGTAAGCCGCTCGTGGCCGAGGACGTCGCCTACACGTTCGAGCTCCAGAAGAAGATCAAGGGCGGTTACGACTATCTGGACACCGTGGCCGCAGAAGGAAACACGGTCACCTTCACCTTCAACAAGCCCTGGTCCCCGGCCCTCTACGATGTTGGACAGCTCACCATCCTGCCCAAGCACATCTGGTCCGCCCTGGCCGATCCGGAGAAGGACGCCAACGCCAAGCCGGTGGGCACCGGCCCCTACACGGAGGTGGACAGCTTCCAGGCGCAGTCTTTCGTGCTGAAGAAGAACCCCAACTACTGGCAGCCGGGAAAGCAGAAGATCGCCGGTATCAAGATGCTCGCCTTTGCAGGGAACGACGGCGCCAACCTCGCCGCCGCCAACGGCGACGTGGACTGGGCCCCGCAGTACATCCCGAACATCGAGAAGACCTTCGTCTCCAAGGACAAGGAGCACCGGCAGTACTGGTTCCCGGCCACGGGCGCCATGATCAACTGGCAGCTCAACACCACCAAAGCCCCGTTCAACGACGTGGATGTCCGCAAGGCGCTGAGCATGGCCGTTGACCGCGACCAGGTCTCGACAATCGGCATGAGCGGCTACGCCAAGCCGGCCGACTGCACCGGACTCTCCGGCAACTATGAAACCTGGAAGAACGCCGAGGTCAAGGACAACTGCACCTGGACAAAGCTGGATGTCGGGAAGGCCAACGATCTGCTGGACAAGGCCGGCTATGCCAAGGGTGCTGACGGCAAGCGCACGCTCAAGGACGGTAAGCCCTTCGAGTTCAAGATCTCCGTAGGCGCTACCTCCTCCGACTGGCTGTCAGTTGCCAACGTGATCGCCCAGAACCTGGCCGAGGTTGGCGTTACCGCGAAGGTGGAATCCCCGGACTGGGCCGCTGTGGTTGCCGGCTACGAGACGGGCGACTTCGACTCCGGCATCGTCTGGAGCGCCAACGACCCCAGCCCGTACAAGTACTTCAACACCTCCATGGGAAGTGCAACGGTCAAGCCGGTGGGCACCAAAACCTTCGACAACTACCACCGCTTCGGTGATGCCACAGCCGATGCGCTGCTCGCCGAATTCGCTGCCGAATCAGACGAGTCCGGCCAGAAGGACATCGCCAACAAGCTGCAGGAAGAATACAACAACACCGCGCCGCTGGTGCCACTGTTCTCCGGACCGGAATGGGGCGCCTTCAACGACACCCGCTTCACCGGCTGGCCCACCGAGGGCAATCCCTACGCCACCCTTTCGGTCCGCGCACCCACCACGGTGCTGGTACTGACCACCCTGGAACCGCGCAAGTAG
- a CDS encoding LacI family DNA-binding transcriptional regulator — translation MAKITAPNKAAAVRQRGVTMNDVAKHAGVSRTAVSFVLSNRENASISEETRTRINDAVQELGYRPNAGARALASQRSDWYGIVTEIVTAPFAVDIIKGAQDQAWLDRRFLLIAPSDQADATGPNQGMEDAAVEKLLEQRVEGLLYAATYHRGVHVPESAGEVPTVLINCFDIDGKLPSIVPDERAGGRVAVERLLSAGHTRIGVINLDPDIPAALGRLEGAREALTQAGLDLDPELVVPGHATADGGYAAACEILDRYPEKDRPTALFCLNDRMAMGAYDAIKERGLTIPGDIAVIGFDNQELIAAYLRPKLTTVALPFEKMGALGVRTLAALTAGQPIIADQQLVDCPLLERSSV, via the coding sequence ATGGCGAAAATTACGGCCCCGAACAAGGCCGCGGCTGTGCGGCAGCGGGGTGTCACCATGAATGATGTCGCCAAGCACGCCGGCGTCTCCCGGACGGCAGTGTCGTTTGTGCTGAGCAACCGCGAAAATGCCAGCATTTCCGAGGAAACCCGGACCCGCATCAACGACGCCGTGCAGGAACTGGGTTACCGCCCGAACGCCGGAGCACGTGCACTGGCATCCCAGCGCAGTGACTGGTACGGCATTGTCACCGAGATCGTGACGGCACCGTTCGCCGTCGACATCATCAAAGGTGCCCAGGACCAGGCCTGGCTTGACCGCCGGTTCCTGCTCATCGCGCCCTCCGACCAGGCCGATGCCACAGGACCCAACCAGGGCATGGAAGATGCCGCTGTCGAAAAGCTACTGGAACAACGAGTGGAAGGACTTCTCTACGCAGCCACATACCACCGCGGCGTGCACGTTCCGGAAAGCGCCGGGGAGGTGCCCACCGTCCTCATCAACTGCTTTGATATCGACGGGAAACTCCCGTCGATCGTCCCGGACGAGCGCGCCGGAGGCAGGGTGGCCGTCGAACGGCTGCTCAGTGCCGGCCATACCAGGATTGGCGTCATCAACCTGGACCCTGACATTCCCGCGGCCCTCGGACGTTTGGAAGGTGCCCGCGAAGCCCTGACCCAAGCGGGGCTGGATCTTGATCCAGAGCTGGTGGTGCCCGGACATGCAACGGCCGACGGCGGTTATGCCGCCGCCTGTGAAATCCTGGACCGCTACCCGGAAAAGGACAGGCCTACCGCACTGTTCTGCCTTAACGACCGCATGGCAATGGGCGCATACGACGCCATCAAGGAACGGGGCCTGACCATCCCCGGAGACATCGCCGTGATCGGCTTCGATAACCAGGAACTGATTGCGGCCTACCTCAGGCCCAAGCTGACCACGGTTGCTTTGCCGTTCGAAAAAATGGGCGCCCTGGGAGTCCGGACGCTCGCAGCTCTTACAGCAGGACAGCCGATAATTGCCGACCAGCAATTAGTCGACTGTCCGCTGCTAGAACGCTCTTCGGTCTGA
- a CDS encoding CHAT domain-containing protein, which translates to MAFESLGAKTVMTLFKAPVSVAGQNEGRSIRITPLRGVDAKERGEELAKLLRRHTPVKQAMGFALAHPPATSPVPIYFRVASSSADSLPWEQLFFVPQGFLALDARWPIGRIAKRVHDVRQRSFEAPFRIVAVLSAAGETGNGKSQLESLTRSVNAARGNGLDVVLHVISGDAAIINAVTGLGDPAVTADWLAATPTEITRQISDARPHILHVLCHGGYAAPGVAGLNFATALDFEGGAGMGSVVVSIDSLAGSMDRSTWLVVLAACETAATEDGTSVAPAVTQSAAHLLVNSGVPAVIGMREIVDLTAMNRFCRLVYPELLAIVTRAVADDGSSERIVEWAPALTAPRLASAGVDPVSDAAWSDPVLYVQHEELRVDMGGAVGALSGDELKAARGRLDEYLSFEQGLDPKTTPHGVIREVQAEIRRLRAIVGAAR; encoded by the coding sequence GTGGCGTTTGAGTCACTCGGGGCCAAGACGGTGATGACCCTTTTCAAGGCCCCGGTCTCGGTTGCCGGGCAAAACGAGGGCCGCAGCATCCGTATCACCCCGCTTCGCGGCGTGGACGCCAAAGAACGCGGGGAAGAGCTGGCCAAGCTCCTCAGAAGACACACCCCGGTCAAGCAGGCAATGGGCTTTGCACTCGCACATCCGCCGGCAACATCCCCGGTGCCGATCTACTTCCGGGTGGCCAGCAGCAGCGCCGACTCCCTGCCGTGGGAGCAGCTCTTCTTCGTCCCCCAAGGGTTCCTTGCGCTCGACGCACGCTGGCCGATCGGCCGTATCGCCAAGCGGGTGCACGACGTGCGGCAGCGTTCATTCGAGGCACCGTTCCGCATTGTGGCCGTGCTCTCGGCCGCAGGAGAGACAGGCAACGGAAAGTCACAACTCGAGTCCCTCACGCGGTCAGTGAACGCAGCCCGCGGGAACGGCCTGGACGTTGTTCTCCATGTGATCTCGGGTGATGCGGCCATCATCAACGCGGTGACCGGGCTCGGCGATCCGGCCGTCACAGCCGACTGGCTCGCCGCCACACCAACGGAAATCACCCGCCAAATTTCTGACGCCCGCCCCCACATCCTCCATGTGCTCTGCCACGGCGGTTACGCAGCCCCCGGGGTCGCCGGCCTCAACTTCGCCACGGCGCTGGACTTCGAGGGCGGGGCCGGAATGGGGAGCGTCGTGGTGTCCATCGACTCACTCGCCGGCTCGATGGACCGTTCGACCTGGCTGGTAGTCCTGGCCGCGTGCGAAACAGCCGCGACGGAGGACGGGACGTCCGTTGCGCCGGCCGTCACTCAATCCGCCGCCCACCTGCTCGTCAACTCGGGTGTCCCGGCCGTGATCGGGATGCGCGAGATCGTCGATCTCACCGCGATGAACAGGTTCTGCAGGTTGGTCTATCCGGAGCTCCTTGCCATCGTCACGCGCGCCGTGGCCGATGACGGTTCTTCCGAACGCATCGTGGAATGGGCACCCGCCCTGACCGCACCACGGCTTGCGAGCGCAGGCGTTGATCCCGTAAGCGACGCGGCCTGGTCGGATCCGGTCCTCTACGTCCAGCACGAGGAACTCAGAGTCGATATGGGTGGTGCCGTCGGTGCTCTGTCCGGCGACGAACTCAAGGCAGCGCGGGGACGGCTCGACGAATACCTCAGCTTTGAGCAGGGACTCGACCCCAAGACCACTCCGCATGGCGTGATCAGGGAGGTGCAGGCGGAGATCAGGCGGCTGCGGGCAATCGTGGGAGCGGCCCGATGA